The Oscillospiraceae bacterium nucleotide sequence CGTGGGCATTGCTATTGCGGTTATCATACGTGTGGTCGTCTATGTGAAAGGCCGAAACGCGAAGAAGTTTCGGAAAAATATGGAGTATGGCTCGGCTCGCTGGGGTACGCAGGAGGATATTTCGCCGTTTATTGACCCAAAGTTTGAAAATAATGTTATACTGACACAGACAGAACGTCTGATGATGTCCAACCGTCCCAAAGACCCCAGCAAGGCACGAAACAAAAACGTCCTTGTAGTCGGCGGCTCCGGCTCCGGCAAGACACGGTTTTTCATCAAGCCAAACCTCATGCAGCTTCATTCCAGCTACGTCGTTACCGACCCAAAGGGCAGCATCGTGGTCGAATGTGGAGACCTCATGAGGCGCAATCACTATCGGATCAAGATATTCAACTCTATCAACTTCAAGAAAAGCCATCACTACAATCCCTTTGCGTATATCCACAGTGAAAAGGATATCTTGAAGCTGGTCACGACGCTCATAAGCAACACCAAGGGAGACGGCAAATCAGGGGACGATTTCTGGCAGAAAGCGGAGACGCTGCTCTACACGGCGCTCATCGGCTATATCCATTATGAAGCACCGGTGGAGGAACAAAACTTCGCCACACTGATAGAATTTGTCAACGCAATGGAGGTCAGAGAAGACGATGAAACCTTTGAAAACCCTGTCGATCTGGCGTTCAAGGAGCTCGCTTCGCGTGAGCCCCAGCACTTTGCTGTGCGGCAATATGCCAAATATAAGCTTGCCGCAGGCAAGACAGCTAAGAGCATAAATATTTCCTGCGGCGCTCGCCTTGCCGTCTTCGATATCCAGGAACTCCGCGAGATCACCATGTACGATGAGCTGGAGCTGGACACCCTCGGAGACGAAAAAACGGCACTGTTTCTCATTATGAGCGACACAGACAGCACCTTCAATTTCTTGATTTCGATGATTTACAGCCAGCTTTTCAACCTCTTGTGCGAAAAGGCTGATGATGTTTACGGAGGACGCCTGCCTGTTCATGTCCGCTGCCTGATTGATGAGGCGGCGAATATCGGACAGATACCGAATCTGGAAAAGCTCATGGCGACAATCCGAAGTCGAGAGATTTCCGCGTGCCTCGTGTTACAGGCACAATCTCAGCTCAAAGCTCTGTATAAGGACAACGCTGATACCATCATCGGCAACTGTGACAGCTCTATTTTTCTCGGTGGCAAGGAGCCGACAACGCTCAAGGAGCTAAATCAGGCGCTTGGCAAGGAGACCATCGATACGTTTAACACCGGCGAGAGCCGGGGCCGGGAAACCTCCCACAGCTTAAATTATCAAAAGCTCGGGAAGGACTTAGCGTCTATCGATGAGCTTGCCGTCCTCGACGGAGGCAAGTGTATCCTCCAGCTACGCGGTGTGAGACCGTTTATGTCGGACAAGTACGATATCACAAAGCATCCCAACTACAAATACCTGTCCGATGCAGACCCGCGCCGTGCCTTCAATATCGAAAAGTTCCTATCTACAAAGCTCGTACCAAAGGAAGACGAAAAATACGAAGTCTTCAATGCGGACGAAGCTGATGCAACCCCACCCGCTTCTTTATGAGG carries:
- a CDS encoding type IV secretory system conjugative DNA transfer family protein; its protein translation is MKKPLNLKKVILPNIPYVFIGLLATKLGQAWRLAPGADFSAKVLGLMTGFTAAFQSIMPSFHPIDLCVGIAIAVIIRVVVYVKGRNAKKFRKNMEYGSARWGTQEDISPFIDPKFENNVILTQTERLMMSNRPKDPSKARNKNVLVVGGSGSGKTRFFIKPNLMQLHSSYVVTDPKGSIVVECGDLMRRNHYRIKIFNSINFKKSHHYNPFAYIHSEKDILKLVTTLISNTKGDGKSGDDFWQKAETLLYTALIGYIHYEAPVEEQNFATLIEFVNAMEVREDDETFENPVDLAFKELASREPQHFAVRQYAKYKLAAGKTAKSINISCGARLAVFDIQELREITMYDELELDTLGDEKTALFLIMSDTDSTFNFLISMIYSQLFNLLCEKADDVYGGRLPVHVRCLIDEAANIGQIPNLEKLMATIRSREISACLVLQAQSQLKALYKDNADTIIGNCDSSIFLGGKEPTTLKELNQALGKETIDTFNTGESRGRETSHSLNYQKLGKDLASIDELAVLDGGKCILQLRGVRPFMSDKYDITKHPNYKYLSDADPRRAFNIEKFLSTKLVPKEDEKYEVFNADEADATPPASL